One stretch of Armigeres subalbatus isolate Guangzhou_Male chromosome 2, GZ_Asu_2, whole genome shotgun sequence DNA includes these proteins:
- the LOC134212477 gene encoding poly [ADP-ribose] polymerase tankyrase-1-like, with the protein MSAGKNIWQAAATGDPIALQQCLQRKSNKNRLIKIGHFRDNHNWTLLHHAVVSANMECVELLLSKTDIDVKARCYEGRTALFLACMKQVPIEIAELLLVKNVTLVNVSNNEFVTPLHIAVEKRNLSLVELLVDNEANVNAPDFSGETPLHAALEYGTVEILIHLLYVGHADANVRSENDIDALEMLAARGNYDLKTKIACFKLLFNYMHRKQEYRQRYRMEDIYAVALLSYRSTSLVPYFVDVALKWESNPDKCRLAKELLEGPQDQYHTSRFSDRVNKNLYHFLALLLSDDEGIRRLQDDFMNYEVIYSHSLIQNELVALSVAAIRENDNGKKLRMLLEYLDFVKHLVYFFSDHLSETLDVIKNVLIVDESDQNEPLSAAELTRYETVVSKMIEITSVEADTVLLTMTCSASDLHLQAKFFHPVVTFCTDVFMDERWLVDGNLEKVMYCELLHKHGTLGLVQRSCRNNDKNFQFEQFSLLRQARDVVRKAVLSSIHEDEKKRDLLFIGRINALDIPRDLIRYLRYM; encoded by the coding sequence ATGTCCGCGGGGAAAAACATTTGGCAAGCCGCAGCAACTGGTGATCCGATTGCGCTCCAGCAGTGTTTGCAACGCAAGTCTAATAAAAATCGACTTATCAAGATCGGACACTTTCGTGATAATCACAACTGGACCCTACTGCACCATGCCGTGGTCAGTGCAAATATGGAATGCGTCGAGCTGCTGCTTTCCAAAACGGACATCGATGTGAAGGCTCGTTGCTATGAAGGTCGTACGGCGCTCTTTCTTGCTTGTATGAAGCAAGTCCCGATTGAGATTGCAGAATTACTTTTGGTGAAGAACGTCACCCTTGTGAATGTGTCCAATAATGAATTTGTCACTCCGCTTCATATTGCTGTTGAGAAGCGAAACTTAAGCCTGGTTGAACTGTTAGTCGACAATGAAGCCAATGTAAATGCTCCGGATTTTTCCGGTGAAACGCCTCTGCATGCTGCATTGGAATATGGGACCGTGGAAATTTTGATACACCTACTCTACGTGGGTCATGCCGATGCAAATGTAAGATCGGAGAACGACATCGATGCCCTTGAAATGTTGGCCGCTCGAGGAAATTACGACCTCAAAACCAAGATTGCTTGTTTCAAGCTTTTGTTCAACTACATGCACAGAAAGCAGGAATATCGCCAGAGGTACCGAATGGAGGACATTTACGCCGTTGCGCTGCTCAGCTATCGTTCGACGTCACTTGTACCTTATTTTGTTGATGTAGCTCTAAAATGGGAATCCAATCCTGATAAATGTCGCTTAGCGAAAGAGTTGTTGGAAGGGCCACAGGATCAGTATCACACAAGTAGGTTCAGTGACCGGGTGAACAAGAATCTTTACCATTTCCTCGCGTTGCTGCTCTCGGATGATGAAGGCATCCGACGGTTACAGGACGACTTTATGAACTATGAAGTGATCTACAGTCATTCGTTGATACAGAACGAATTGGTGGCTCTCAGTGTTGCGGCAATTCGTGAGAATGATAATGGGAAGAAGTTGCGGATGCTACTCGAGTATCTGGACTTTGTGAAACACTTGGTTTACTTTTTCTCTGACCATCTTTCCGAAACCTTGGACGTGATAAAAAACGTCCTAATTGTCGacgaaagtgaccagaatgAACCGTTGAGTGCAGCAGAATTGACACGCTATGAAACGGTCGTCAGCAAGATGATCGAGATAACCTCGGTAGAAGCGGATACGGTTCTTCTAACTATGACCTGTTCGGCTAGCGATTTGCATTTGCAGGCCAAGTTCTTCCATCCGGTAGTGACTTTCTGCACCGACGTGTTCATGGATGAACGATGGCTGGTCGATGGAAACCTGGAAAAAGTCATGTACTGTGAATTGTTGCACAAGCATGGTACCCTTGGACTGGTTCAGCGAAGTTGCCGTAACAATGACAAGAATTTTCAGTTTGAGCAGTTTTCTCTGCTGCGACAAGCACGAGACGTGGTGCGTAAAGCTGTACTCAGTTCCATTCATGAAGATGAGAAAAAACGGGACTTGCTATTTATTGGACGGATAAACGCGCTTGATATTCCGCGGGATCTAATCCGCTACCTGCGATATATGTGA